A single Bacillus sp. HMF5848 DNA region contains:
- the mtrB gene encoding trp RNA-binding attenuation protein MtrB, giving the protein MKNVTNDFIVIKALEDGVNVIGLTRGTDTRFHHSEKLDKGEVMVAQFTEHTSAIKIRGKATIQTSYGEMESDSKK; this is encoded by the coding sequence ATGAAGAACGTTACAAATGATTTCATTGTAATTAAAGCGTTAGAAGATGGTGTGAACGTAATTGGATTAACAAGAGGTACAGATACTAGGTTTCATCATTCTGAAAAGCTAGATAAGGGAGAAGTGATGGTTGCTCAATTCACAGAGCATACATCTGCAATAAAGATTAGAGGGAAAGCAACTATACAAACAAGCTATGGTGAAATGGAGTCAGATTCAAAGAAGTAA
- the folE gene encoding GTP cyclohydrolase I FolE → MAEFQREKIEKAVKMIIEAIGENPDREGFQDTPRRVAKFYEEVFSGLREDPKQHFSTIFSEEKHEELVLVKDIYFYSMCEHHLVPFYGHAHVAYIPRNGRVTGLSKLARAVDAVAKRPQLQERITSTIADSMVESLEPHGVMVVVEAEHMCMTMRGIKKPGAKTVTSAVRGIFQTDQASRAEVLSLINKA, encoded by the coding sequence GTGGCTGAATTTCAACGTGAAAAAATTGAAAAGGCTGTTAAGATGATAATTGAAGCAATAGGAGAAAACCCAGATCGTGAAGGATTTCAAGATACACCTCGCCGTGTTGCCAAATTCTACGAAGAAGTTTTTTCAGGTTTACGTGAAGATCCGAAGCAGCATTTCTCAACAATCTTTAGCGAAGAAAAGCACGAAGAGCTCGTATTAGTAAAGGATATATATTTTTATTCGATGTGCGAGCATCATTTAGTCCCTTTTTATGGGCATGCACATGTTGCGTATATTCCGAGAAATGGTCGTGTTACAGGATTAAGTAAGTTAGCTAGGGCAGTGGATGCTGTTGCTAAACGTCCTCAATTACAAGAACGTATTACTTCAACAATTGCTGATTCAATGGTAGAATCATTAGAGCCCCATGGTGTGATGGTTGTTGTGGAAGCTGAGCATATGTGTATGACTATGAGAGGTATCAAGAAGCCAGGTGCCAAGACTGTCACGTCAGCTGTTCGCGGTATTTTCCAAACAGACCAAGCATCCCGCGCAGAAGTATTATCACTGATTAATAAAGCATAA
- a CDS encoding HU family DNA-binding protein produces MNKTDLINAVAESTELSKKDATKAVDAVFDSILDALKNGDKVQLIGFGNFEVRERAARKGRNPQTGEEIEIAASKVPAFKPGKALKDAVK; encoded by the coding sequence ATGAACAAGACAGATTTAATTAATGCTGTAGCTGAAAGCACTGAGCTTTCTAAGAAAGATGCGACAAAAGCAGTTGACGCTGTTTTTGATTCAATCTTAGATGCTCTTAAAAATGGTGATAAAGTACAATTGATTGGTTTTGGTAACTTTGAAGTACGTGAGCGTGCAGCTCGTAAAGGTCGTAACCCTCAAACAGGTGAAGAGATCGAAATCGCAGCTAGCAAAGTTCCTGCATTTAAACCAGGTAAAGCTCTTAAAGATGCTGTGAAATAA
- the spoIVA gene encoding stage IV sporulation protein A yields MEKFDIFNDIAERTGGDIYLGVVGAVRTGKSTFIKKFMEQLVLPNIGNEADKARAVDELPQSAAGKTIMTTEPKFVPNQAVAIKVEEGLEINVRLVDCVGYTVPGAKGYEDENGPRMINTPWYEEPIPFHEAAEIGTRKVIQEHSTIGVVITTDGTIGEIPRSNYVEAEERVIEELKEVGKPFIMVVNSVRPQHPETEALRQQLCEKYDIPVLAMSVESMRETDVYNVLREALYEFPVLEVNVNLPSWVMVLRDDHWLRESYQNAVGETVKDIKRLRDVDRVVGQFSEYDFIDNASLAGIEMGQGVAEIDLYAPDELYDQILKEVVGEEIRGKDHLLELMQDFAHAKAEYDQVAEALKMVKQTGYGIAAPSLADMSLDEPEIIRQGSRFGVRLKAVAPSIHMIKVDVESEFAPIIGTEKQSEELVRYLMQDFEDDPLSIWNSDIFGRSLSSIVREGIQAKLSLMPENARYKLKETLERIINEGSGGLIAIIL; encoded by the coding sequence TTGGAAAAGTTCGATATTTTTAACGATATCGCTGAACGTACTGGTGGCGATATTTATCTTGGGGTAGTAGGTGCAGTAAGAACCGGTAAATCTACTTTTATTAAGAAGTTTATGGAACAACTAGTACTACCGAACATCGGTAATGAAGCAGATAAAGCACGAGCAGTTGATGAGTTACCTCAAAGTGCTGCTGGTAAGACAATCATGACTACTGAGCCGAAGTTTGTCCCAAATCAAGCTGTAGCTATTAAGGTAGAAGAAGGTCTTGAAATTAATGTCCGTCTTGTTGATTGTGTAGGGTACACTGTACCGGGTGCAAAGGGCTACGAAGATGAGAATGGTCCTCGCATGATTAATACACCTTGGTATGAAGAGCCAATACCATTTCATGAAGCAGCTGAGATTGGGACACGTAAAGTTATTCAAGAGCATTCTACAATTGGTGTTGTGATAACTACAGACGGGACAATCGGAGAAATCCCTCGTTCTAATTACGTAGAAGCTGAAGAACGTGTTATTGAAGAGCTTAAAGAAGTAGGAAAACCATTTATTATGGTTGTGAACTCAGTTCGTCCGCAGCACCCTGAAACTGAAGCACTTCGACAACAGTTATGTGAAAAATATGATATTCCTGTTTTAGCGATGAGTGTAGAAAGTATGCGCGAGACGGATGTATACAACGTATTACGTGAGGCTCTATATGAGTTTCCTGTGCTTGAGGTTAATGTTAACTTACCAAGCTGGGTTATGGTGTTACGAGATGATCACTGGCTCCGCGAAAGCTATCAGAATGCTGTTGGAGAAACAGTTAAAGATATTAAGCGTTTGCGTGACGTTGATCGAGTAGTAGGTCAATTTAGTGAGTATGACTTCATTGATAATGCGAGTCTAGCAGGTATTGAAATGGGTCAAGGAGTTGCCGAGATTGACTTATATGCTCCAGACGAACTGTATGACCAAATATTAAAAGAAGTTGTTGGTGAAGAAATACGCGGAAAAGATCATTTACTAGAGCTTATGCAAGACTTTGCTCATGCTAAAGCTGAGTATGACCAAGTTGCTGAGGCCCTAAAAATGGTAAAGCAAACAGGCTACGGTATAGCCGCTCCTTCATTAGCTGATATGAGTTTAGATGAACCGGAGATTATTCGTCAGGGATCACGCTTTGGTGTTCGTTTAAAGGCGGTTGCCCCTTCTATTCATATGATAAAAGTTGATGTAGAAAGTGAATTTGCCCCTATTATTGGTACGGAAAAACAAAGTGAAGAGCTTGTTCGTTATTTGATGCAAGATTTTGAAGATGATCCACTATCAATTTGGAACTCTGACATCTTTGGACGAAGCTTAAGCTCAATTGTACGTGAGGGCATTCAAGCCAAACTGTCGTTAATGCCAGAAAATGCACGATACAAACTAAAAGAAACACTTGAAAGAATTATAAATGAAGGATCAGGTGGACTGATTGCCATCATCTTATAA
- a CDS encoding DUF2768 domain-containing protein: protein MIHLSPGLIKMWFSLAGLGFMFISVFFVYLAQFKLKNRILQFILNFVSLVLILLSGLIIFFIVFSGPVSE, encoded by the coding sequence ATGATACACTTGTCACCAGGCTTAATAAAAATGTGGTTCTCACTAGCAGGACTTGGATTCATGTTTATATCTGTGTTTTTTGTTTATTTAGCTCAATTTAAGCTAAAAAATCGTATCTTACAGTTCATTTTGAATTTTGTTTCGTTGGTACTAATATTATTATCAGGTCTGATTATCTTCTTTATCGTCTTTTCAGGACCTGTATCAGAATAG
- a CDS encoding NAD(P)H-dependent glycerol-3-phosphate dehydrogenase, producing the protein MKEIAVLGAGSWGTALSLVLSDNGYRVRLWGHLAEQIDEINQQRTNKKYVPDIVLPDSIQGYLSLEEACKHLDIIVLAVPTKAIREVLRQAVPLFGSAKHIVSVAKGIEPDTHLRISEIIEEEVPDNLRESVVILSGPSHAEEVVLRHPTTVTVSSKNKQATERIQDTFMNQNFRVYTNPDLIGVELGGALKNIIALGAGISDGLGHGDNAKAALITRGLAEIARLGSALGANPLTFSGLTGVGDLIVTCTSVHSRNWRAGHMLGKGKALQDVLDSMGMVVEGVRTTKAAYQLSKKLNVEMPITTAIYKLLFEDVSAKEAVESLMGRMKTHEMEDLVNILEDRN; encoded by the coding sequence ATGAAAGAAATTGCGGTGTTAGGAGCGGGAAGTTGGGGTACAGCACTTTCGTTAGTATTATCTGACAATGGTTATCGCGTTAGACTTTGGGGTCATTTAGCAGAGCAAATAGATGAAATAAATCAGCAACGTACAAACAAAAAGTATGTACCTGATATAGTGTTGCCAGATAGTATTCAAGGATATTTGTCTTTGGAGGAAGCTTGTAAACATCTTGATATCATAGTGTTAGCAGTACCTACAAAGGCTATTCGTGAAGTCTTGCGCCAAGCGGTTCCTTTGTTTGGATCTGCTAAGCACATTGTGTCTGTTGCGAAAGGAATAGAACCAGATACTCATTTGCGAATTTCAGAGATTATTGAAGAGGAAGTACCTGACAATTTACGGGAAAGTGTTGTTATTTTATCAGGACCTTCACATGCAGAAGAGGTTGTGCTTCGTCATCCAACTACAGTCACCGTGTCGTCTAAAAATAAACAAGCAACTGAACGAATTCAAGATACGTTTATGAACCAAAACTTTCGTGTGTATACAAACCCTGACCTTATTGGCGTTGAATTGGGAGGCGCATTAAAAAATATTATTGCGCTAGGTGCGGGTATTTCTGATGGCTTAGGACATGGAGACAATGCTAAAGCTGCTCTTATTACAAGAGGACTAGCAGAAATTGCTAGACTTGGAAGTGCTCTTGGTGCCAACCCCCTTACATTTTCCGGTTTAACGGGCGTAGGAGATTTAATTGTTACATGTACTAGTGTACATTCCCGGAATTGGAGAGCAGGACACATGCTTGGAAAAGGCAAAGCGTTACAAGATGTATTGGATAGCATGGGGATGGTTGTCGAAGGCGTGAGGACAACAAAAGCAGCGTATCAGCTTTCTAAAAAGCTAAATGTTGAGATGCCAATCACTACAGCTATATACAAATTACTATTTGAAGACGTGAGTGCAAAAGAAGCAGTTGAATCATTAATGGGACGAATGAAGACACATGAGATGGAAGACCTTGTTAATATCCTTGAAGATCGCAATTAA
- the der gene encoding ribosome biogenesis GTPase Der codes for MAKPIIAIVGRPNVGKSTIFNRVAGERISIVEDVPGVTRDRIYSPANWLNYEFNIIDTGGIDIGDEPFLEQIRQQAYIAIDEADVIIFIVNGRDGVTPADEEVANILYRSKKPVVLAVNKIDNPDMRENVYDFYTLGFGEPVPISGAHGLGIGDLLDKACEHFPTNIEDDYDEDTIKFSLIGRPNVGKSSLTNSILGEDRVIVSNIAGTTRDAIDTAFTREGQEYVIIDTAGMRKRGKVYESTEKYSVLRALKAIERSDVVLVVLDGEEGIIEQDKKIAGYAHESGRGVIVVVNKWDAVEKDEKTMKKWEEKIRDHFQYIDYAPIVFLSAITKKRIHNLLPVIQQVSENHSLRVQTNVLNDVIMDAVAMNPTPTDKGNRLKIYYCTQVAIKPPTFVIFVNDPELLHFSYKRFLENRIRDAFGFEGTPIRIIARTRK; via the coding sequence ATGGCAAAACCAATTATTGCAATTGTAGGGAGACCTAACGTTGGTAAATCAACGATTTTCAATAGAGTGGCTGGGGAACGTATTTCAATTGTAGAAGACGTGCCTGGAGTTACACGAGATCGGATATACAGCCCTGCTAACTGGCTGAACTATGAATTTAATATTATTGATACAGGTGGTATTGATATCGGTGATGAGCCTTTCTTAGAGCAAATCCGTCAACAAGCTTATATTGCTATTGACGAGGCCGACGTTATTATTTTTATTGTTAATGGACGAGATGGTGTGACCCCAGCTGATGAAGAGGTTGCAAATATTCTCTACAGATCAAAAAAACCAGTGGTGTTAGCTGTTAATAAAATTGACAATCCTGACATGAGAGAGAATGTTTACGATTTTTACACATTAGGCTTCGGCGAACCTGTTCCTATTTCAGGGGCACATGGATTAGGTATTGGAGACTTGTTAGATAAGGCATGTGAGCATTTTCCGACGAATATAGAAGACGATTATGATGAAGATACTATTAAATTTAGCTTAATCGGTCGTCCAAATGTAGGTAAATCATCACTTACTAATTCTATTTTAGGTGAGGATCGTGTCATTGTAAGTAATATTGCTGGTACTACAAGAGATGCTATTGATACTGCATTTACTAGAGAGGGACAAGAATATGTCATTATAGATACAGCTGGCATGCGAAAGCGTGGTAAGGTGTATGAATCTACTGAAAAATATAGTGTGTTAAGAGCTTTAAAAGCAATTGAACGTTCTGATGTTGTACTTGTTGTTCTAGACGGTGAAGAAGGAATCATTGAACAGGATAAAAAGATAGCAGGATATGCTCATGAATCAGGACGGGGTGTCATCGTTGTTGTTAACAAATGGGATGCGGTTGAAAAAGATGAAAAAACAATGAAAAAATGGGAAGAAAAAATTCGTGATCATTTTCAATATATTGATTATGCACCTATTGTCTTTTTGTCTGCGATAACCAAAAAAAGAATTCATAATCTTCTTCCTGTTATTCAGCAAGTTAGTGAAAATCACTCATTACGAGTTCAGACGAACGTATTAAATGATGTTATTATGGATGCGGTGGCGATGAACCCGACTCCTACTGACAAAGGGAATCGCTTGAAAATTTATTACTGCACACAAGTTGCTATAAAGCCACCAACGTTTGTTATTTTCGTTAACGACCCAGAGCTATTACATTTTTCATATAAACGTTTCTTAGAAAATAGAATTCGTGATGCATTTGGTTTTGAGGGGACACCAATTCGCATAATTGCGCGTACTAGAAAATAA
- a CDS encoding capping complex subunit for YIEGIA, with product MNLEKYILAAITTNPNKIIGGTPVFNCNTKEEMDYYAANLEAILDGIAHSLSEEVYIIVKH from the coding sequence ATGAACCTTGAGAAATATATTTTGGCAGCAATCACTACAAATCCGAATAAGATTATCGGAGGGACACCTGTGTTTAATTGTAATACAAAAGAAGAAATGGATTATTATGCAGCGAACCTTGAAGCTATTTTGGATGGAATTGCACACAGTTTAAGTGAAGAAGTATATATTATTGTTAAACATTAA
- a CDS encoding YIEGIA family protein, whose amino-acid sequence MSEYSYPILFGVIIGTLTRLYMLRTDYRQYPTYLHGKIIHVALGFIAASLGTIAVPAILEEEFTAITFLALAASQFRDVRNMERNTLTEVDSYELVSRGKTYIEGIAIAFEGRNYLVIFASFVSTFVYILTNIFFALIVGVIAIFLAHRLMSGGTLKSIVDIEYVEPRFDGAGLYVDNIYIMNIGIPDRQQEILKYGMGFILKPKSFNARMTIANLGQRQAILHDVSTALGVFRDSGTPALVPLAKRDLDDGRLGVFVLPQEKDIEKAIAIIGQVPVLENAIRMPTESKVNKKGRELK is encoded by the coding sequence ATGAGTGAATATTCATATCCTATTTTATTTGGAGTTATTATTGGAACATTAACTCGTTTATATATGCTTCGAACTGATTATAGACAATATCCTACATATTTGCATGGGAAAATCATTCACGTCGCACTTGGCTTCATAGCCGCTAGTCTCGGAACAATTGCTGTTCCTGCAATTCTTGAAGAAGAGTTCACAGCTATTACTTTTTTAGCATTGGCAGCTTCGCAATTTAGAGACGTGAGAAATATGGAACGAAATACGTTAACTGAAGTTGATAGCTATGAACTTGTATCTCGTGGAAAGACCTATATTGAAGGCATTGCTATTGCTTTTGAGGGACGAAATTACTTAGTTATTTTTGCGTCTTTTGTTAGTACATTCGTATATATATTGACCAATATATTTTTTGCTTTAATTGTAGGAGTTATAGCTATTTTTTTGGCACATAGATTAATGTCTGGAGGCACACTGAAAAGTATAGTTGATATTGAATATGTCGAGCCTAGGTTTGATGGTGCTGGATTATATGTTGATAATATATATATCATGAATATAGGTATACCAGATAGGCAACAGGAAATTTTGAAATACGGCATGGGTTTTATTCTCAAACCAAAGAGCTTTAATGCAAGAATGACAATAGCAAACCTAGGACAGCGTCAAGCAATCTTACACGACGTTTCAACAGCACTCGGTGTTTTTCGTGACTCTGGTACACCAGCTTTAGTACCGCTTGCAAAACGTGACTTAGATGATGGTAGACTAGGTGTGTTTGTGTTACCACAGGAAAAAGATATTGAAAAGGCAATCGCAATTATCGGACAAGTACCTGTTTTAGAAAATGCTATTCGGATGCCGACAGAATCAAAAGTGAATAAAAAGGGGCGAGAGCTTAAATGA
- a CDS encoding YpzI family protein, with protein sequence MGNDRQETKLRKEGRTESDRDQALHYGGATKLEGPEHARARNKDKYAK encoded by the coding sequence TTGGGAAATGATCGTCAAGAAACAAAGCTAAGAAAAGAAGGACGCACCGAGTCAGACCGTGACCAAGCCTTACATTATGGCGGAGCAACGAAACTTGAAGGACCAGAACATGCAAGAGCGCGAAATAAAGACAAATACGCAAAATAA
- a CDS encoding GNAT family N-acetyltransferase — protein MKDPILFDFPTQFETDRLLIRMPIPGDGRAVYDAITASLSELKPWMPFAQNEQSMEDVEKNIREAHIDFIKREDLRLLIFLKDTNQLVASSGLHRIDWDVRRFEIGYWIDSRFSGHGYITEAVKGIENFAITELNARRLEIRCEPENVKSRAVAERLGYSLEGILRKDALSADSEELRDTCVYGKVVDKETKGIAHA, from the coding sequence TTGAAGGATCCAATACTTTTTGATTTTCCTACACAATTCGAAACAGATAGATTACTTATACGCATGCCCATACCAGGGGATGGGCGAGCGGTCTATGATGCCATTACTGCGTCGCTGTCTGAATTAAAACCATGGATGCCATTTGCACAAAACGAACAATCAATGGAGGATGTTGAGAAAAACATTCGTGAGGCGCATATTGATTTTATAAAGAGAGAGGATTTACGATTGCTAATCTTCTTGAAAGACACTAATCAGCTTGTTGCTTCTTCCGGATTACACCGAATTGATTGGGATGTCAGAAGGTTTGAAATTGGATACTGGATTGATTCTCGGTTTAGCGGACATGGGTATATAACGGAAGCAGTTAAGGGTATAGAAAATTTTGCTATAACTGAGCTTAATGCACGAAGATTAGAAATCAGATGTGAGCCTGAGAATGTAAAAAGTCGGGCCGTTGCTGAGAGGTTAGGTTATTCATTAGAAGGAATTCTAAGGAAAGACGCGTTATCAGCGGATTCTGAGGAGTTAAGAGACACGTGTGTATACGGCAAAGTTGTTGATAAAGAAACAAAAGGTATTGCTCACGCGTAA
- the fni gene encoding type 2 isopentenyl-diphosphate Delta-isomerase codes for MSRVSRKLDHIQFSLETGQLRNHGFDDIVFVHQSLPEVSLDKIDISTKIGELSLRSPIFINAMTGGGGEETFNINDKLSSIAHLNGLAMAVGSQMSAIRDRSQAYTYKIVRKNNPNGIVVANLGFDARADEAEAAVELLEADAMQVHINVVQELVMPEGDRNFEHVLKNIEQIANRLSVPIIVKEVGFGISRETSQKLFNAGVKVVDVGGYGGTNFAKIENKRRDRMFNFFNDWGITTTASIAEVARSTPLVSIIGSGGIQSALEIAKSIALGASACGVAGYFLKILLQEGDEALDQEIKMISSDLRFIMTALGVSTIQELQKAPLVIKGDTHHWLTQRKIDTLVYSNR; via the coding sequence ATGTCCCGAGTGAGTCGAAAGCTGGATCATATTCAATTTTCACTTGAGACTGGGCAACTTCGGAATCATGGATTTGATGATATTGTCTTTGTGCATCAGAGCCTACCAGAAGTATCATTAGATAAAATTGATATCTCAACCAAAATCGGCGAACTGTCCTTACGTTCGCCGATTTTTATCAATGCAATGACTGGTGGCGGTGGAGAAGAAACGTTTAACATCAATGATAAGCTTTCTTCTATAGCGCATTTGAATGGTTTAGCCATGGCGGTAGGTTCACAAATGTCAGCAATTCGTGACAGGTCTCAGGCGTATACATATAAAATTGTTAGGAAAAACAATCCAAACGGTATTGTTGTAGCAAATTTAGGCTTTGATGCTCGTGCAGATGAGGCTGAAGCTGCTGTTGAATTATTAGAGGCCGATGCTATGCAGGTTCATATTAATGTGGTTCAAGAACTCGTTATGCCCGAAGGAGATCGGAATTTTGAACATGTACTTAAGAATATTGAACAAATTGCAAACAGATTATCTGTGCCAATCATCGTGAAGGAAGTTGGTTTTGGCATAAGTCGTGAAACTTCCCAAAAACTATTCAACGCTGGTGTGAAAGTAGTAGATGTTGGTGGGTATGGTGGTACGAACTTTGCTAAAATAGAAAATAAACGTCGTGATAGAATGTTTAATTTTTTCAACGATTGGGGCATTACAACAACTGCATCTATTGCAGAGGTTGCACGTTCAACACCATTGGTTTCGATAATTGGCTCTGGAGGAATTCAATCTGCATTAGAAATAGCGAAATCCATTGCTCTTGGTGCATCTGCATGTGGAGTTGCTGGCTATTTCTTAAAGATTTTATTACAAGAAGGAGACGAAGCGTTAGATCAAGAAATTAAAATGATATCTTCTGATCTGCGTTTTATTATGACGGCATTAGGTGTCTCTACTATTCAAGAATTACAAAAGGCTCCTCTAGTTATTAAAGGGGACACGCATCATTGGCTTACTCAGAGAAAGATAGATACGTTGGTATATAGTAACAGGTAA
- the rpsA gene encoding 30S ribosomal protein S1 has product MDEMNQIEVKELQIGELVQGTVRKVEEKQVLVDIEGSKLDGIVPISELSSLHVEKASDVVSEGDVIDLKVKKVEEDALILSKRLVDAEKAWQDLESKFQTGEVFEAEIKDVVKGGLVVDLGVRGFIPASLVEPFFVEDFTDYKGRTLTFKVVELDKEKNRVILSHRAVVEEEQQAKKADVLASVQPGQVLEGKVQRLTDFGVFVDIGGVDGLVHISQLSHEHVDKPSDVVAEGDQVKVKVLSVDRDTEKVSLSIKETLPGPWENISEKIKVGSVIEGTVKRFKTFGAFVEVLPGVEGLVHISQISHKHIKSPQEVLSLGQTVSAKVLDVNEADNRISLSLKELEEVAKEEDYSSYKPEESSGFSFGDVIGDQLKKLK; this is encoded by the coding sequence ATGGATGAAATGAATCAAATTGAAGTCAAAGAGTTACAAATTGGTGAATTGGTTCAAGGTACTGTTCGAAAAGTAGAAGAAAAACAGGTATTGGTCGATATAGAGGGGAGCAAGCTCGATGGTATTGTGCCGATAAGTGAGCTTTCAAGCCTCCATGTTGAAAAAGCATCTGATGTAGTGTCTGAAGGGGATGTAATTGATCTAAAAGTAAAGAAAGTAGAAGAAGACGCACTGATTTTATCAAAACGTCTAGTGGATGCTGAAAAAGCTTGGCAAGACCTTGAAAGCAAATTTCAAACAGGTGAAGTATTTGAAGCTGAAATTAAAGATGTTGTTAAGGGTGGCCTTGTTGTAGATCTTGGTGTACGTGGTTTTATTCCGGCCTCACTAGTTGAGCCCTTCTTTGTAGAAGACTTTACGGATTATAAAGGTCGTACATTAACATTTAAGGTAGTAGAGCTTGATAAAGAGAAGAACCGTGTTATTTTATCACATCGTGCTGTAGTGGAAGAAGAACAGCAAGCAAAGAAAGCGGATGTATTAGCGTCTGTTCAACCTGGGCAAGTTTTAGAAGGTAAAGTACAACGCTTAACAGATTTTGGTGTGTTTGTTGATATCGGTGGAGTGGATGGATTAGTGCACATTTCACAATTATCACATGAACACGTCGATAAACCATCGGATGTAGTGGCCGAGGGTGATCAAGTTAAGGTTAAAGTTCTATCAGTAGATCGTGATACCGAAAAAGTGTCTTTATCCATAAAAGAGACATTACCAGGTCCATGGGAAAACATTTCTGAGAAGATTAAAGTAGGAAGTGTAATTGAAGGTACAGTTAAGCGTTTTAAAACATTTGGTGCATTTGTGGAGGTTCTTCCAGGTGTTGAAGGACTTGTACATATTTCACAAATTTCTCATAAGCACATTAAGTCCCCTCAAGAAGTATTAAGCTTAGGGCAAACTGTAAGTGCGAAAGTTCTAGATGTTAATGAAGCAGACAATCGAATTTCTTTAAGTCTAAAAGAACTTGAAGAAGTCGCAAAAGAAGAAGATTACAGCTCTTATAAGCCAGAAGAGTCTAGTGGTTTTTCGTTCGGAGATGTAATCGGAGATCAGCTTAAAAAATTAAAATAA
- a CDS encoding 1-acyl-sn-glycerol-3-phosphate acyltransferase, whose protein sequence is MNFYTFAKNVVKGIFFMGMKIEVIGKEHFPTTKGVLLCSNHINNLDPPVVGITAPRDVHFMAKEELFNAPILKHLVPKLKAFPVKRGMSDREALRKGLAILKEGDVLGLFPEGTRSKTGELGKGLAGAGFFALRTDAEVVPCAIVGEYKMFGKLKVVYGKPIPMIEARERKASAEEVTELIMNEIRMLIEKNN, encoded by the coding sequence TTGAATTTTTATACATTCGCAAAGAATGTTGTTAAGGGAATCTTTTTTATGGGTATGAAAATTGAGGTTATTGGAAAAGAGCACTTTCCAACTACAAAAGGGGTGTTGCTTTGCAGCAATCATATTAATAATCTTGACCCCCCGGTTGTTGGGATAACTGCTCCGAGAGATGTTCACTTTATGGCAAAGGAAGAATTATTTAATGCACCTATATTAAAGCACTTAGTCCCTAAGCTCAAGGCGTTTCCTGTAAAAAGAGGTATGAGTGATCGTGAAGCACTTCGAAAAGGATTAGCTATTCTAAAAGAAGGCGATGTACTTGGTCTTTTTCCCGAAGGCACACGCTCGAAGACGGGCGAACTAGGAAAAGGATTAGCTGGTGCAGGTTTTTTTGCATTGAGGACGGATGCCGAAGTTGTTCCATGTGCTATAGTTGGCGAGTATAAAATGTTTGGCAAGCTTAAGGTTGTATATGGAAAACCTATACCGATGATCGAAGCGCGTGAGCGTAAGGCATCTGCCGAGGAAGTAACAGAATTAATTATGAACGAAATACGAATGCTAATTGAAAAGAATAATTAG
- the cmk gene encoding (d)CMP kinase: protein MEKNISIAIDGPAGAGKSTVAKIVADKLGFVYIDTGAMYRALTWKAIHSDVNLEDEKLLTNLLHSIDIRLMPTHGGKQKVFVNDEDVTEAIRSVEVTNSVSIVAKHHYVRLEMVERQRQLAASRPVVMDGRDIGTHVLPKAEVKIFFIATVDERAKRRYEEMLQKGMQADLETLKIEIARRDKLDSERESSPLKKAEDAITVDTTYLTIDEVVTQILNIVKERVGPA from the coding sequence ATGGAAAAAAATATTTCAATTGCAATTGACGGTCCAGCGGGTGCTGGGAAAAGTACGGTTGCAAAAATTGTAGCCGATAAACTAGGCTTTGTTTATATTGATACTGGCGCTATGTACCGCGCGTTAACTTGGAAAGCTATACACTCAGACGTTAATTTAGAAGATGAAAAACTATTAACAAATTTATTACATAGTATTGATATACGACTAATGCCAACACATGGTGGTAAACAGAAGGTTTTTGTTAATGATGAGGATGTTACTGAAGCTATTAGATCTGTTGAGGTAACAAACAGCGTATCTATAGTTGCTAAGCATCATTATGTCCGGTTAGAGATGGTTGAACGACAACGGCAACTTGCAGCGAGCAGACCAGTTGTAATGGATGGACGAGATATTGGTACGCATGTTTTACCTAAAGCAGAAGTGAAAATATTTTTCATCGCTACAGTTGACGAACGAGCGAAAAGACGTTACGAAGAAATGCTTCAAAAGGGTATGCAAGCTGACTTGGAAACGTTGAAAATTGAAATTGCAAGACGAGATAAGCTGGATTCAGAACGCGAAAGCTCGCCACTGAAAAAAGCTGAGGATGCCATCACAGTGGATACCACATATTTAACAATTGATGAAGTTGTTACGCAGATTCTAAATATTGTTAAAGAAAGGGTGGGACCTGCTTGA